Sequence from the Fulvivirga ligni genome:
CTGGGGTTTTGTACCAGAAGACCACATAGTAGGTAAAGGTTTCTTTATTTGGTTATCATTAGATCCTAATAAGAGCTTCTTTAGCAAAATCAGATGGAGCAGATTCTTCAATTTGATTGAGTAATCAATAAAAAAGATAAAAAAGAGGCTGGCTCAAAAGTAGAATTCAGTTTGAAACTACTTTTGAGCCAGCCTTTTTTTTATCACCATTTTTATCACCAGTTAATTACCCGCTTGCCTTTAGCCTGAAGGTATTCATTGGTTTTATTGAAATGTTCATTTCCAAAAAAACCTCTGTGCGCTGCAAATGGTGAAGGGTGCGCTGATTTTAAAACGCAGTGTTTATTTTCATCTATAATGCTGCCCTTATTTTGGGCATACGAACCCCAAAGTAAGAACACTACCCCATCTTTCTCCTCTGACACCGTTTTGATTACAGCATCAGTAAACTCTTCCCAACCTTTATTTTGATGAGAACCAGCAGTATTTGCCCTAACTGTAAGCGTAGCATTCAGAAGTAATACACCTTGCTCGGCCCATCTTTCTAAATTACCTGAATCCGGTATAGGCTTACCTGTTTCTGCATTGATCTCTTTAAAGATATTTACCAGTGAAGGAGGTTTGCGTATCCCATCTCTTACTGAGAAACAAAGACCATTGGCTTGTCCAAGTCCATGATACGGATCCTGACCTATTATTACCACTCGTGTATCTTCAAAGCTACAGTGATCAAAGGCATTAAAAATCTCTTTACCAGGTGGATATACCGTGTGTTGTTGATATTCTTTCTTCACAAATTCCACTAATTCAAGGAAATAAGGTTTATCAAACTCCTGGCTCAACTTATTTTTCCATGAATCGGCAATTTTTACATTCATTCTTTTCAAAAATTTTCATTAGAGTTTTAAATTTAAAACTTCTTATATTACCGATACGTTTAATTTTTATAAAATTGGGTCTTATGGTTACAGAAATTACTAAAGGAATAAAGGTGAGCGTGGAAGCTGAATATCAGCCCGGATACTCAAGTCCCAGTCAGTATCATTATGTTTTTACTTACCGGGTAACCATTGAAAATCAGAATGATAACACCATTCAACTACTGAGCAGACATTGGCACATTAGCGATGCTGGTTATAAAAACAGAGAAGTAGAAGGAGAAGGCGTAGTAGGTCAGCAACCGATCATGGAGCCTACCCAGTATCATCAATATGTTTCTGGATGTAATCTTAAATCCGGCATTGGTAAGATGTGGGGTGTGTTCATTATGGAGAGAATTGTAGATGGCCATAGGTTCGAAGTAGCGATACCTGAGTTTCATATGATAGCGCCGTTTAAACTGAATTAATTGAATTCAAATAAGTTGCACCAGGTTTTTAGCTACCTGGATTATTGGCTTAAAGCAGAAGGCAAGCACTCTTTACAACCACCTTTTATTTTTGATCTTTATAGCAATGTTTTTCTAAATAAAGAAAAGTATAAGGACTTTGATCAATTAAAGCATTTAAGGAAAACCTGTAAAAAGAGTTCAGAACAAATTAAGGTCACTGATTTTGGATCAGGATCTCAAGTGGCAAAGAGTAACGTGAGGAGTATTTCTCAGATTGCCACTAACGGCACTACCAAGCCAAAATATTCTAAACTCCTATATCGCCTTATTAAACATTTAAAGGCCAATAACATCCTTGAGCTGGGTACTTCTATCGGGCTTAATACGCTTTATTTAAGCAAGGCTACTGAAGGAAAAGTAATTACACTGGAAGGTGATAAGGCGTTAAGCAATTACGCTCTCGACATCTTCAAGCAAGAAAAAGCCACGAATATCGATCTGATTACTGGTAATATTGACCAGACTTTAACCGGCGCCATATCTGAGCCTATTGACATGGCATTTATAGATGCTAATCACAGCTATACCCCTACTCTTCAGTACTTCGAGGTTTTAAAATCACATATACACGAAGGTAGCTGTATTATTTTTGATGACATTCATTGGTCTAAAGAAATGGAAGCAGCATGGAATGAGATTAAGATGGCTAAAGGTGTGACGTTAAGTATCGATATCTTCCAGTTCGGACTAGTATTTTTTAAGACTGGCCTAAAGCCACAGCATTATATTTTAGAGTATTAATGACAATAACATATGGCTCCTATGCGTGTTAATATATGTGAACTAATTTAATACTATTCGGACCGCGCAAATGAGAAAAGGAATTAGAGGCTTCGCCCTCTTCATTATCATACTTTTAATTGTTGTATTTATTGTTCCCAATGTTTTTAACTCTCGAGAGGAAAAAGCTTTTTCTAATGAAGCACGACTTGAGCAGGCCAGAGAATCTTATCAACTTCATCGCTTAGGAGATAGCATAACCACTAGCATATCAGACTTTTACGATAGAAGTAAGTTTGCCGAAACGTTTCTAGGTATACATTACAGAAAAATGTGGCACACGCCCATTTCATTACCAGTGTTAGATTTGGCGAAATTTGAAGGCGGATTGACCTACCAAAAACTTGGAGGCGGACAGCAAACCACCAGTGCGGATGTGAATAGTAAAAGCGGGTTAGCTTACACCATTAGGTCTGTAAATAAAGATCAGAGCAAGGCACTCCCTCCTATTATGCAATATTCCTTAGCCAGGCCTATGTTTAGAGATCAGGCCAGTGCCTTGAACCCATTTGGTGCTATTATTACCGCTCAACTAGAGAATGCTTTGGGCTTGCTTCATACAAGTCCAAAAATGTATTTTGTTCCTTATGATAGTACCTGGCATAATGATTTTCTCATTCACCTCTCAGGGCGGGCTGTGATTATTGAAGAAGAGCCTGGTGATGAATGGATCAATAAGCCCACTTTTGAAACAGCCTATAAAATAGTAGACACTGATGAAATGATTGCAGCCTGGCAGCAGTCTTCCATTAATATAGATAAACAGAACTACCTCAAATGCCGTCTTTTTGATATGCTGGTAAGTGATTGGGACCGACATAGCGGACAATGGGCCTGGGCGTTTATCAAAACTAAAACAGGAAATATGGCTAAGCCAATCCCCATGGATAGAGATATGGCCTTTTATAAATTTGATGATGGCATTCTGAATCATCTTGCCCTAGCCATAAACCACAAATTCCAGTCATATAACCCTGAATATGACGACGTTTCAGGTCTCATGAAGAATTCTAAAGAGCTTGACTTGAAGATATTATCTTCAGTGAGTCAAGATGATTTCCTATATCAGGCACGACAGATTAAAGAGCAGCTCACCCCTACTATTATTAGCAAAGCCTTTTCAGTATACCCTGAGGAGATTTATGCCGAATATGGTCAAAAACACATTGAAATATTCAACCAGAGACTTAAGAATATAGAAGTACTTGCTGAAAGCTTTTATCAGCTTTTAAATAGTGATGATTAGCAGATGTAAGAGGCTTTATCCCACCAGTAAGATTTTACTGTGGCTATAATTTCTACCAACTCACTGTACTTTGAAGGCTTTGTAAAGTAGGTATTCACACCATGCTTATATGATGTTTTAATATCCTCCTCGTTAGATGATGTTGAAAAGATTATGATCGGAATGTGCTTGAATTGATCCTCTTCCTTTATTTCTTTTAAGGCTTGTCTGCCATCCTTACGCGGCATATTCAAATCAAGGAAAACTATAACAGGTTTATCTTTAAACTCCGCCAGCTTCTCTATAAGTTTGTCACCGTCGTCAACGAACTCGATGCAATCACTGGGAATGTCATTATCATTCATGGCATCCTCAATGAGCAATCTATCGTCCGCATCATCCTCTGCAATAATTAGGGATGTAAGGTTTACCATTTATCAGTGGTTTAAGGCAGGTTATTAAGTTTTTTAAAAACAATGTTGCCTAAGGTTAGATAATCATCAAGCAATATATTAAATTGATAGTACTATTACAACGTTAATAATGATTTTTTACTATTACATAAGTAATATTCTATGAGAGAAAGCAAATTTCAGCCTGAAAGGGTAACTATGTTACGTGAGTTATTGCAAATGTCGCAGGTAAAGTTTGCTGAAAGAATCAATATTTCTCAAGGCGCCTTATCTCAAATAGAGAATGGTAAATCTCAGATTTCGCTAGATACCCTAAGAAGTATCAGTAATGAGTTAAACGTTAATTGCAACTGGCTGGTTAACGGCAATGGAGATATTTTTCAGCAAGAGGAGGATGAAGATGACGCAACGGCAGACAGGCGAAATGAAAAAGTATCAATTGAGCTAGTTCATGAAGGTGATAGCATTATACCACTGGTAAAAGAAGAAGCCCACGCAGGCTATATAGGTGGTTATAATAACCCTGAGTACCTCAAGACACTAGATGTTTATAAGATTCCGGGATATCAAAATGGCAACTATCGTCTATTTGAGATTGAGGGAGAAAGTATGATCCCAACTATCTACCCTAGAGAGATAGTTATCTGCTCACATGTGGAAGATCCTACCAGAATTGAGAACGGAACGCTATGCGTAATAGTAACATCAGATGGAATAGCTGCTAAGAGGGTTTATTTTTATGAAAATGATAAAAGCCTTTTCATACTAAAGAGTGATAACAGCAAATTCAAAACCTATAGCATTCAAGATAAGAAAGTATCAGAAATATGGAAAATAGAGGCTAAAATCACCTCTGTGTTCGTAGAATCTGGCTTAGTGGATGCTAAGAGAATAGAAAAGCTCGAAAACAATCTGGAAACTCTGAAGAACGAAGTAAAAAAGTTAACTGACATAAAATAAATACCTTCCGAATGGCATGATCTTTTGATGTATTATTCTGATTACCAAAACACAGAATTATGAGCAAAGATCATGGACCGTCAATTAAGAACGACGAACAATACGAAGAGCTTCGAAAGCAAGGTATGAGCAAGCAAAAAGCTGCTCGAATAGCCAACACTGAAAACTCCGGTGAAAAAGGAGGAAAAGCTAAACCCTACGAAGAGAGAACTAAGGAAGACCTGATGAAACAGGCCAGAAAAATAGGTATTGAAGGAAGAAGTACAATGAACAAGGAGGAGCTTATAAAAGCCCTAAGAAATAACTAAACAAGAAAGGTGCACCAGATGGTGCACCTTTCTTGTTTTTACTTATAATTATAAATCTAGAAGTTAGGTATTACAGCTTATATGCCAGTGATATTCCATGAGCTTGACCTGTAAATACTTTCCATGATAGCTTATTGATCTTATCCATATTCACATTTTTCACTTTATGAATTTGTGGCACCAATATACCGTTTAGTGTACCGATCGGAATACCTATCATAAGATCAGTTAAAAAGTGTTTTCCCGCCCTATACCTCAAATAGGCATTACCCAAAGTAGCCACACTTGCGGCAGTATAAAGCACCCAATGTAATCCTTTTCTATCAGGGTAATAATCAGACACTACCTTAGCCACAAAGAATAATGATGTAGCGGTAATAGTGGGGTGACCTCCATAAAATGAGTTCTTGGCTTTGCTAGACATCCGCTCGCTCATAGGGGCGTCGGGTGAATAGGCCAAAGGTCTGTATTTATCTACGTGTGAGGCGGTCATAGAATAGATTGTACCTGTAAGACCTAGCGCTTCTACATACATGATGCTTATACGACCGGCGTCTCTTCTGATATTCTTGTCAAGAAGCATTAAAAATGGTATTGGAAATGATCCATAAAACAGGAGATCACTTTGCTTACTGGCTTTTTCGCTATATCTCGGTTCTCCGTGCCTATTAAACTTGATGACGTCTTCATTGATATTAAGGTTAGCAATGGTAAGCGAGTCAGATCCAGATTTTTGGTTGAGCAGATAAAACCCATAGGCTGTAGAGCCAGCTCCGACTATTGCCAGCGGTATCTCAAGTGCTTCGATTACTTCATAGGGAGAGTCTTCTTCTGTTCTTTGGGCTTGGGTTGGTTGAATAAGAATAAATATGGATAGTAGAAATAGTAAAATTGTTCTTTGCATTGGTATTATTTAGTTTTTTTTTAAGGAAAAGACTAAAAAACCGTACCAATACGCCTTAAGCCTTACTTAATAAGGCTTACAACAAGTATTCTAATAATATTCATTATCATCGTTGTGTATGATACTCCTCATTAGTGTATAAAAATGGTGCAAGACATCCCATAACTACCTTTATAAATAGACGGAGCAAATACCGATGAGAATTTCTTCTCCTTGCGTCCTTTATAGTGATGAGTAAGATACACCAGATTAGTAGAGAATATACCCACTGCCGCGCCAACAAGTACATCAGAAAGCCAATGTTTGTTGTTCAATATTCTGTAAACACCAGTAGCGGTAGCCACTGTATATCCACCTATTGAATACCAAACACTCTTGTAGCCCAGCTCTTTATGCATAAACGTAGCTCCCACAAAAGCTTGAGTAGTATGAATAGAAGGGAATGAAGCTGAATTACTATCATCAGGTCTACGGACTTTAGTAAGTCCTTTTAAAGGAAAGGCTATTGCTAAAGCCAATACGTTGGCCTTTACGAAAATAAACGTTCTATCTCGAAATGAATGTTTACTTTTAACTCCGAGCAAGTCCAGGCCATACACAGTGGCTGGCGGCGCATAGCGCATAAAGTCGTCCAAATTAGAGCTAAAGTCGGGGAAGCCGT
This genomic interval carries:
- the ung gene encoding uracil-DNA glycosylase, with the translated sequence MNVKIADSWKNKLSQEFDKPYFLELVEFVKKEYQQHTVYPPGKEIFNAFDHCSFEDTRVVIIGQDPYHGLGQANGLCFSVRDGIRKPPSLVNIFKEINAETGKPIPDSGNLERWAEQGVLLLNATLTVRANTAGSHQNKGWEEFTDAVIKTVSEEKDGVVFLLWGSYAQNKGSIIDENKHCVLKSAHPSPFAAHRGFFGNEHFNKTNEYLQAKGKRVINW
- the apaG gene encoding Co2+/Mg2+ efflux protein ApaG yields the protein MVTEITKGIKVSVEAEYQPGYSSPSQYHYVFTYRVTIENQNDNTIQLLSRHWHISDAGYKNREVEGEGVVGQQPIMEPTQYHQYVSGCNLKSGIGKMWGVFIMERIVDGHRFEVAIPEFHMIAPFKLN
- a CDS encoding O-methyltransferase, which gives rise to MNSNKLHQVFSYLDYWLKAEGKHSLQPPFIFDLYSNVFLNKEKYKDFDQLKHLRKTCKKSSEQIKVTDFGSGSQVAKSNVRSISQIATNGTTKPKYSKLLYRLIKHLKANNILELGTSIGLNTLYLSKATEGKVITLEGDKALSNYALDIFKQEKATNIDLITGNIDQTLTGAISEPIDMAFIDANHSYTPTLQYFEVLKSHIHEGSCIIFDDIHWSKEMEAAWNEIKMAKGVTLSIDIFQFGLVFFKTGLKPQHYILEY
- a CDS encoding response regulator, with translation MVNLTSLIIAEDDADDRLLIEDAMNDNDIPSDCIEFVDDGDKLIEKLAEFKDKPVIVFLDLNMPRKDGRQALKEIKEEDQFKHIPIIIFSTSSNEEDIKTSYKHGVNTYFTKPSKYSELVEIIATVKSYWWDKASYIC
- a CDS encoding XRE family transcriptional regulator; protein product: MRESKFQPERVTMLRELLQMSQVKFAERINISQGALSQIENGKSQISLDTLRSISNELNVNCNWLVNGNGDIFQQEEDEDDATADRRNEKVSIELVHEGDSIIPLVKEEAHAGYIGGYNNPEYLKTLDVYKIPGYQNGNYRLFEIEGESMIPTIYPREIVICSHVEDPTRIENGTLCVIVTSDGIAAKRVYFYENDKSLFILKSDNSKFKTYSIQDKKVSEIWKIEAKITSVFVESGLVDAKRIEKLENNLETLKNEVKKLTDIK
- a CDS encoding DUF7218 family protein — translated: MSKDHGPSIKNDEQYEELRKQGMSKQKAARIANTENSGEKGGKAKPYEERTKEDLMKQARKIGIEGRSTMNKEELIKALRNN
- a CDS encoding phosphatase PAP2 family protein, giving the protein MQRTILLFLLSIFILIQPTQAQRTEEDSPYEVIEALEIPLAIVGAGSTAYGFYLLNQKSGSDSLTIANLNINEDVIKFNRHGEPRYSEKASKQSDLLFYGSFPIPFLMLLDKNIRRDAGRISIMYVEALGLTGTIYSMTASHVDKYRPLAYSPDAPMSERMSSKAKNSFYGGHPTITATSLFFVAKVVSDYYPDRKGLHWVLYTAASVATLGNAYLRYRAGKHFLTDLMIGIPIGTLNGILVPQIHKVKNVNMDKINKLSWKVFTGQAHGISLAYKL
- a CDS encoding phosphatase PAP2 family protein; translated protein: MRYAPPATVYGLDLLGVKSKHSFRDRTFIFVKANVLALAIAFPLKGLTKVRRPDDSNSASFPSIHTTQAFVGATFMHKELGYKSVWYSIGGYTVATATGVYRILNNKHWLSDVLVGAAVGIFSTNLVYLTHHYKGRKEKKFSSVFAPSIYKGSYGMSCTIFIH